One Vicia villosa cultivar HV-30 ecotype Madison, WI linkage group LG5, Vvil1.0, whole genome shotgun sequence genomic window, ATACTCTAGAAATTTAAACTTTTTTGCACATTCTATGTTCAACTCTTATTAAATTAGAGATCTTCAAACACATTTTTAATTTGCAAGACTTTTCAATGTTACCTTAAACAACATATATGATCAActcttgacaaataaaaactataaaactaTTAGTTTTGTAATCATTTATACATTATAATTCATATTAACTGAATATTATATTaactttattattatattattaatattaataatagtggtggttgaatattaaattactattttattaattataattataattagaatttagataaataattataatttttataatagtgGTATTtagatattatattttattattaatagtggTATTTGGATGCCATTTGAACTAAGCAAATTTCTCACTTTTTACCATTTTCATAATCAGTTCAAACCTTCCATTATTACACACTTCAATTTAGTTGACATAATCGACTGACCTCTTAAATTGTTCGTTGGTTGTTTTCAGCTACCTACCAATCATGTTTAGTCTAAAAATGATTAACTTTATAATGATGCATTAACAACTAATTAACAGAAAAACGTTCATATTTAATATTCAGCGACTCCTCAATCATGAGGAGAAAGACACGGATTCACCAAAACAAGTTTATAGTAACAAATTATTGCTTGATGTACCAAACTTTGATAATTTGTCTGAAATCCCATTGAAGCACTGGCATACAAATACAAAACAGATATATGAATTTTCATTTGACATTATTTAGGATGAATATACAAGTAATGTTGGCAATAGTTCATCTAAAGAAACTATGCATTACAATTAAATACCTCAATGTCAAAACTATGGCACAGCTTTATTGTAACACAAGCAATTGAGAGAAATCCTTAAAACATGTCCTGCTAATTTTGTTTTAAGGATGGACCCTTCTTCCTCGCAGTAGAAAGTCGCGGAATTCACACATTCGAGACATTAGTGGTTGATCAATTAATATGAAACGATTCAGATTTAAATTTGGTTTtttaaattacaaaataaaacgTAAAAATCAGTAATTGTTTCGACCTTGTGAGTCGTGACCAATGTTTCGAATGTGTGAATGTGGAATTCCCTTAACAGCATGGAATTTGATATCTTCAAGAACTAGTGCTAGTAGATGAGATGTTGCTTTTAGCTTGAGAGGAGGCTGTTGAAACATTGCTCTTAACCTGTGAGTTATTAGTGGAGCTTGAATCAGTGAAGAAAACAATGTTTTCATGGTCATCAACAAAAGCTTGAAGGGATCTAGGAATTGGAGGCAAAGCAACATCCAACACCCCTTCAAGTATTTGAACTACTTGACCCATGGATGGCCTATGAGTTTCATCATCTTGAACACACCACGCAGCAATCTTTATGATTCGAGTGATCTCCTCAACATCGGCATCCCCCTCCAATCTAGAGTCCAATAGGCTAATCACATTCCCTCCTTGGTGTACTGTGTTTGCAGCCAATGTAGGAAAGAATCTAATTTGACCGTCTACAGAAGGATCCGAGTTCCTTCTTCCCGACACAAGCTCAAAAAGCATCATTCCGTAGCTGTAAACATCGGCTTTAGCGGTAATAGCCACTCCTGAAATCCATTCCGGAGCTAAATAACCTCTCGTTCCTCTCATGGTAGTTAGGACCCTGCTGAAGTCCCTTCCAACAAGCTTTGCAAGGCCGAAGTCTGCTACCTTTGGACAAAATTCAGAATCTATGAGAATGTTTTCTGGCTTCACGTCGCAGTGAATGATACAGTCTCTACACTTTTCATGAAGATATGTCAATCCTCTAGCTATTCCAAGAGCAATTTGGAATCTTATTTTCCAACCCAACACCTTGGAGTTCTGAAATAGATGTGAGTCCAGAGACCCATTTGGCATGTAATCATAAACCAGAAGCCTTTTGTCGCTTTCAGAACAGAAACCACGAAGCCTTACAAGGTTGACATGTTGAACAGTCCCAATAGTACTCACTTCTGTTCGGAACTGTTTCTCGCCTTGGCTAATGCTTTCAAGCTTCTTCACTGCTATAACACTGGAGTCAGGTAACGTTCCTTTGAAAACAGAACCAAAACCTCCCCCTCCGAGTTTCTCTGAGAAATTCTTTGTTGCATTTTGCAAATCTCTGTACGCAAATGCTATCAACGAGCCCTCCACAGAAGTTCTTGCTCCAGATAGTCTCTTTCTTCGCCTAATCACAAGAATTAGAACAAGAACAAGGAGAATCACTATACCACCAACAGCACCTCCAACAATACCAATGGTTGTTCCTTTATTGCTTTttgaatcaggaaactcagatgCTGCAAGTTTGAGAAACAATGTCTGTCCATTACTGTCATCTTGAGAAAGCTGTTGCAGATTCAAGAGTTCTCCCCTCCAAATGAAACAACCACTACTGTTATAAGCATATGCGGTGCAGGAACAGTTGCTCAAACATGTTGACTCACATTCCTCACTCAAACCAGCTTTCGCAACAGGCTGTGCCTTTTCAGGCAAAGCCAAATTTGATTTGGTTAAGAACCTATCTTTGGCACCACTAGAAGGATTAGAAGATACCTCACATTGAAATTTGTTTGTTTTCACACACCCGCTTGAGTAATCACCAAGATCCCAATCAGATTGAGACTTTGGTTGATAACCATTCAAACAGTTGCAGGATGGCTTTGAGATCTCATTGCAGCTACCAAATGCACCACAGAAAGCATAAACCTGACACTGTCCTCTTGGTTGTGACCAAAATAAATTCCATTGCTGACTACTTTCCAGCCAAGTAAATTGCTTGATCTGCCCGGACACATCCATCACGAATCGAGATATAATTGAATTGCTGTACAAAGAGTATGTAAAGTAGCTTTCGTTAGCATTATTCTCAAAGGTGAAATTGTAGATGTAGTTTGACCTCATCTCAGGAACCAAACTGAATATCTGTCCATTCCAAGAACCACTTGTCCAATACTGTTGAGTTTTATTCCAAAGAATCAAGTATGAATTGGTTCCATTAGGGTCTAGTTCAAGAGAGAACAAACCAGTTGCTGGATCTTCACTGTTTTTCCATGAAGTAAGATATTGAGGCTTCTTAGTTATCTTATCAAGTTTAATTTTGCCACCAGGAAGCCATGTATCTGATGGAAAATCAAAACTCTGCCAAAGAGCATCCGATGCTGATGCATTAGGCCTATTACTTAATATAAGATTACCAGTATCTAAAAGGACAGCAGATACAGAATCTGAACTAGTAGAACTCAAATTTGTTGACCAAACTAGATTTTGAGACTGATCCAAGAGAACTAAATTACCATCAGAAATAGCTAACTTGGAAGCACTTTTATCAGAAACTGGGTCATCTCTATTTGCTACCCAAACATATGTCcttaaagatatttttttgtacCACATGCCTATGTAATAGTTAGAGGAATTACCATTATTGAAGAAACCCAATTCAAAGTTGCCATCTTTGGAGACAAGAGTTTGATCACCAGAAAGAGATTGATTTGATGAGATGGTGGTCAAAGCAGAAAGTGAAGGGTAGGTGTGCAAAAAGAAGCAGATGATGAGGAGACAAAGCATGAAGCATGGTCTTTTCTTCATGTTGTTAATGTTGTGGATGGTTTGGTTTCAAGTTGTAATTGTTGTCATAGAAGCTAGATATTAGTATGTGATTGCTGGGTGGGGAATGAGAAAAGAAGTGATGGGTGAACGGGTCTAACAAATGACTTGGTCGTGTTGGTGTGTGGAAAATAGTATCTTCCATTTTGTTCTTATATGTGAAGTCAACAAAGGCTGTTGAAACTTGAAAATGACTGTTGTAATGTAACTGGATTTGGCCGCAATGTATAAGCCTTGAAGTTTTAtatcataataaaaaaatgaGGAGCTCAAAAGTCTAGAGTTTTAGAGATTTAAAAGACTTTTCCTGTagctttattataaaaaaaatacgtATCAGCCCATTTTGGTAATGAAATACAAGTGGGaacataatttattttgttttgacccAACCAACTATAGTTTTTTGGACCTCTTGACAAGTGTCTGTAAAGAGACCACAAGAAATAGAGGCATAACACGTAGTCCGTAGATCATCGAACATCAAACCCAAAGACGCTTAAAGTAAATTGATTATATATTTAAACCAACACGTGAATTGTAATATCGTACAATACTAGGTTATCAACAGAATAGGTAAGGTAAAGTCAAGTTACAATTTTTCTGTCACAAGCAGATGTTAATGCTCAAAATTCGAATTACATATTGCTTTAGAAGAGGAGTACAAAAGCTCATCCAATTGCATGTTGATAATCATCTAACCTTTCTacaaacaaaatttaataatcTATATTGAGCTAGGTGGAAAGAAGCTCATAGCTTGTACCATGGATTTCAAAAGCAGTGCTCATCTTCATGAGTAAACATCATCTCTGATCAGCTATGCCTCTTAATTTACAGGCATTATCATTCTTCAACATAGTCTGAAAGTTTAGCTCCACGACGTTTTCTTCTGAATATGCTTAACCCTCTCATACGAAAACCTGATAGCTTAACCTTCAAAGCCTTACTTCTGTTTCTATCTGGCTCAATATCACCATCACCTCTAACTGAAGTTTTGGGGCTGAGAGCTACTACTCTTTTACCACTTTTGTTTCTATCTAACACAACACTATCATCTTCAAATGAAGTTTCGGGGCTGATTGTTACTACCCTTTTACCACTTTCATTCATTTTAAAACTTTCCTTGCTTCTGTTTCTATCTAACTCagcattatcatcttcaaaatcaCCACTTTCTATCATTTCGGACACGGTATGTAGCTTCTGTACTGGTTGGTTACCGGTACAAAGTCGGCCAAAATAGTACATGGGTTCTATATAGCATGAAGAGGGAGAAACAATACCCTTCAGACGGTTTGGTTTGACAAACTTTATAAAATCCTCTAGCTCTGCAAAATTTGAGTGATCAGAGTAGGGAACTGAAAATATATACTGGTCAAACTTTTTGGGAGTTCCTGCTACTCCAGTTTGCTTATCAATCAGGACTTGGGTACTTTTTGCACTCCGTCTGGTTCTCTTATACCGCGATGTCAAAAAAGAACCAGAGAGAAACTCGCCCTTTTTAAGGGATTTCTTTACCCATGGAAGACCTGATGGCAAAATTCCTATAGTCGGACGCGTATTTGGACGGATTAGATTTAACGCCTCCAATGTATCAATGCTAAAGCTATACATAGGAACAGCTCTAACTCTAGTAAGAGTTGTATCTGTTGTAAATATATCAGGGAGACCAAGAAGATGCATAGTCTGCAACCGCTCTGGCCACACCcaaatcttcaaatgaaaaagtagcATAACAGTTAAAAAGCAATAGAGTGAAGTAGAATGCTGAATCCAAATTATCTCAAGCAACCAAAATATAAGATGCAAAGTTTTGTAATATGAGATAAACATGACAATTGATATCTGCCATTAGTGAACCATAACTAAATATGTCCCCTATTGTTTTGTCACAGTTGAAACTTAAGATCATAAGAGTATTTGCTTACCATTTTCCTCAAATACCACATAAAACAAACATACTAGCATGATGATAAGAGTTTCAAGGTGAAGAGAAATAGAATACCAATATGTTAAGTGCATTTGAAATCTGAACCAAGAGATCTTCTTTCCCCAGAGTATTGATTCCAATAATAACATCGTGATCAGGATGGGACGAAATTATATCAATAGCCTGAAATCAGTCATCAGCCAAGTCATGAGGAATAGAAAATGCACAATCCTTTTATAACAACCCTAATTTCTAAACCCTAACATCATTATCTCAAAAATTGTGACGAAAAAACAGAAATACAGTGTACCTGCTGAGTGGCTACACTACGAGTTGGAAAATCATAGGTAGGATTAGCGTAGGTATTATCAAGAtaaacaacatcaacaccatcaCCACCATGAGCATTCAGAGCATCGCTAAGCATATCCTTGGCGATCCTCACCTTCTCGCAATCAGCCTCCCAACGAAAGTCACCGGTACAaagcaaacaaccaaaatctCCCGAAAACAGCAACATAATCGAGCCGGGGCAGTGGCAGGCATCGATGGCGGTGACATGGACGGTGGTGAAATCGTTAGAAGAAGGTGAGCGGAGGGAGAGAGTGTGGGAGGTACCGATTTGAAGAATGCGGAGGAGGGAGAGGTCGAGATTAGGGTACTTGATGGGGAGGAGTTTGGCGGTGATTGAGGAGCAGAAGAGTGGGCCATGGGACCAAGATGAAGAGAGGCCTTGAGTGTGATCGGAGTGGAGGTGGGTTAGGAAGTAGGCCTCGCTACCCTTTGCCCAACGGTCTACTGATATTAACCCATCTTCCATTTTTGGCGACGAGAGAAAAGACTGGTTCGAGTGTCAAGTCACAAAAAGTgtgaagaaagagaatgagaaattgtatttttatttgcCGAATGATTGTATTGTTGGATCTTAGGCgggaactttgaatttttttgttcattttttgGTTCAAGTGGGAAATTTTGAAAAAGGGCTTGCCGCCATGTTTCACTTTCACAATTTTTTTAACCTTGCCGTACCTATTTCTAA contains:
- the LOC131601717 gene encoding G-type lectin S-receptor-like serine/threonine-protein kinase At2g19130, which gives rise to MKKRPCFMLCLLIICFFLHTYPSLSALTTISSNQSLSGDQTLVSKDGNFELGFFNNGNSSNYYIGMWYKKISLRTYVWVANRDDPVSDKSASKLAISDGNLVLLDQSQNLVWSTNLSSTSSDSVSAVLLDTGNLILSNRPNASASDALWQSFDFPSDTWLPGGKIKLDKITKKPQYLTSWKNSEDPATGLFSLELDPNGTNSYLILWNKTQQYWTSGSWNGQIFSLVPEMRSNYIYNFTFENNANESYFTYSLYSNSIISRFVMDVSGQIKQFTWLESSQQWNLFWSQPRGQCQVYAFCGAFGSCNEISKPSCNCLNGYQPKSQSDWDLGDYSSGCVKTNKFQCEVSSNPSSGAKDRFLTKSNLALPEKAQPVAKAGLSEECESTCLSNCSCTAYAYNSSGCFIWRGELLNLQQLSQDDSNGQTLFLKLAASEFPDSKSNKGTTIGIVGGAVGGIVILLVLVLILVIRRRKRLSGARTSVEGSLIAFAYRDLQNATKNFSEKLGGGGFGSVFKGTLPDSSVIAVKKLESISQGEKQFRTEVSTIGTVQHVNLVRLRGFCSESDKRLLVYDYMPNGSLDSHLFQNSKVLGWKIRFQIALGIARGLTYLHEKCRDCIIHCDVKPENILIDSEFCPKVADFGLAKLVGRDFSRVLTTMRGTRGYLAPEWISGVAITAKADVYSYGMMLFELVSGRRNSDPSVDGQIRFFPTLAANTVHQGGNVISLLDSRLEGDADVEEITRIIKIAAWCVQDDETHRPSMGQVVQILEGVLDVALPPIPRSLQAFVDDHENIVFFTDSSSTNNSQVKSNVSTASSQAKSNISSTSTSS
- the LOC131606695 gene encoding uncharacterized protein LOC131606695; its protein translation is MEDGLISVDRWAKGSEAYFLTHLHSDHTQGLSSSWSHGPLFCSSITAKLLPIKYPNLDLSLLRILQIGTSHTLSLRSPSSNDFTTVHVTAIDACHCPGSIMLLFSGDFGCLLCTGDFRWEADCEKVRIAKDMLSDALNAHGGDGVDVVYLDNTYANPTYDFPTRSVATQQAIDIISSHPDHDVIIGINTLGKEDLLVQISNALNILIWVWPERLQTMHLLGLPDIFTTDTTLTRVRAVPMYSFSIDTLEALNLIRPNTRPTIGILPSGLPWVKKSLKKGEFLSGSFLTSRYKRTRRSAKSTQVLIDKQTGVAGTPKKFDQYIFSVPYSDHSNFAELEDFIKFVKPNRLKGIVSPSSCYIEPMYYFGRLCTGNQPVQKLHTVSEMIESGDFEDDNAELDRNRSKESFKMNESGKRVVTISPETSFEDDSVVLDRNKSGKRVVALSPKTSVRGDGDIEPDRNRSKALKVKLSGFRMRGLSIFRRKRRGAKLSDYVEE